The nucleotide sequence TGATAGTTGGCATCATAAAATTTCACGTTATCGTATCTACTAAATAGATATTCTAATTCGGCTCTTAGAATACCCTCCCCCACTCCGTGGATAAAAACAATCCGCTGAATTCTTTTTCTAATCGCAAATTCTAGCTGCCCACGTGCAGTATCGATTTGTTTTGTAAGAATATCGTGATTAGAAAATCCTCTTTTTGAAGGTAGTAATTTCTCTATATGAAGATCTACCTCCATCGCAGGAATTTGCTTTTCTTTTTTCTTAGAAATAGCTCTTTTCCTGTTCTTTTTGAAATTCTCTTTCTCTTCCAGGGCTCTACGAATAACGTCTTGTTCGACATCCAGCAAAGGATCGTTATTCCGCTCGATCTTGACTAAATCCTTCAATTCAAACTTCATAGGAAAACCGTCTGTCGTTTCTATTGTTGCGAAACTACCTGACAGTTCTACAATTACTCCTTCGATATCATCATCGAGAACATGAACTACATCTCCTTGTTTTAAAGTCATTATTCCTGTTCTTTTTGATCTTTTTTATAATCATCTTTGGTTGCAGACCAATATTGCGTCGCGCGATAAAGACCGAACATTAAAATTATAATCCCAAAAATTTTAGCATAAGGAGAACTGTCATTAACCGACATTCCATATATCAATAAGACACCACCTACTATAATAACAAGAGTATTAAGTATTTGAGATTTGTTATTTTTCGTCTTCATTTTTCTTCCTTTCGTCTAAATTCTAAAAAATTCCGTATATTAAAGAGAAAATTAGACTATTTTTGTCTTGCAAATTTAAAGTAATTATGAAGCACTATTATATAATTTTAGCACTAATCTTCCCTATTTTTATGCATGCACAAAATGAAAAAAATAAAACAGATTTGAGTGTTTCTCCATCTAAGAATGGAGAAGATAATTATGTGTATGTGAAAAATGAATTGCTATTCGTTAATGGTGCCATAGAATTAAATAAAAATAATTCTAAAGAAACTGAAGCAAGTATATATTTAAGAGAAGATGCTCAGTTATTGCAGGGATTAGATACCAAAAATAAAGGCAAAGGCTATTTATCGGTTTTCCAGGAAGGAACATCTAATTCTTTTGATTATGATTACTGGGGCATGCCGGTAGAAACGAATGGCAAAACTTTAGATCAGGTTTTATTTGAACCAGCAACCAATACACTTAGTAATCCTGTTAGGCTAACTAATGGTCCCAATGGTAGTGCCAGCCCTTTAACCATCTCTACAAGATGGATCTACAAACTCTCTGGCGTGGGTTATAAATCATGGGATCCAATTGGTAAGCAAATTAATAAACTGCAGCCAGGTATGGGTTTTACCATGAAAGGCACCAACGGAAAAAATACAGTTACCGTAAACGGAGTTAAGAATAACCCTGGTAGTCAACAACGCTATGATTTTAGAGGGATACCTAACAATGGCGACATAATAGTTAATGTTAATGAAAATAACACGATTCTCGTAGGAAATCCTTACCCCTCTACAATCGATCTAAACGCTTTTTTAAAAGATCCCGACAATGATATAACTGGAATCGCTTATTTTTGGGATAGTAAGGAAAATGGTAATTCTCACTATGTAAAAGATTATGAGGGTGGATATGGTGCTTACTCTCCCGGTGCAAATGATTATGTTCCTGCAACTTTTAAAAAATATAAAAATCAAACCGGGAAAGAAGTAGAAAATAGCGGTGGTGCTTTAGGCCTTGAATATGAAAGAAGATATGCTCCCATAGGACAAGGTTTTACAGTCGTAGGTACAAAAAATGGTGGCAAATTAACTTTTAAAAATAGTTACCGAGTAGATGAACGTGGAATTAATTTGAAAACAAGAACAAAATCTTCTTACGGTAATGGTAAGAACAAAAATTCTTCAGTAATAATTGACGAAGAAAAACCATATAAAGTTCGGTTGAATATCAGCTTAAATGATACTTACACCAGACAGCTATTAGTTGCATTTAAAGATGAAGCTACTAAAGGAGCCGATAAAGCTATGGACGCACCAATGTTTGGTAAATTGACCAGCGATGCTGCTTGGAATATCGACGGAAGAGAATATATGATAAATGTTTTACCTTTCGATCGCTCTGCAATGCTTCCGCTTAATATTTTAACTACAAGCGAAATGGAAGTTGATTTCTTTATTGCAGAAACTGAATTTCTAGGCAACGAAAATATATATTTATACGATTCAGAAAATGAAAGGTTTACCGATATTAAAGAGGATCATTACAAAGTTCAGGTAAATGGTGAATCTAAAGATCGCTTCTTTTTGGCTTTTCAAAATGATCAACCAACGGAAGAAGAAAAAGTTCAGGAAACGAAAGAAGAAGAAATATTCGTTGCTTCTATAGATGTTTTTCAGAATAATAATGAAGGGCGCTTACAGGTGAAAATACCTCAGGATGTTGAAGTAAACCACATTACTATTTTCAATTTAAATGGTGGAGCTGTTGTAAGTAAAAACCTCTCAACAAGCGAAAAAGAATTTAGTTTTACTACTGCTAATTTTAGAGATGCTATTTATATAGTGCAACTAAATACTTCAGATAACCGTAGTGTTACTAAGAAAATTACTGTGAAAAATTAATACGGGATACGAAGAATATATGCTCCCATGCCTTAACAAAACGCTCTTAGGGGTAGAATGTTATGGTTGCGGTGGACAAAGAGCTGCGGTGTTATTATTCCAAGGCAATTTTAAAGAAGCCTTTATAATGTATCCGGCTATATATAGTCTTGTCTTATTTGCTATATTTCTAATTTTCAATATTTTTTATAAATTCAAAGGTGATTTTAATATTAAAATCGCCTTTATTCTTTTTAATGCATCTGTAATGATTATTTCATATATCATTAAAATGGTGCAATTTTATAATCTAACCAACTAATCTAATCAATGAAAGAAAAATTACCTAACTCAACCTTAATTCTAGTTTTTGGGATTTTATCCATTATCGGTTGCTGCTGCTATGGAGTACTAGGAATTATCTTTGGAATACTGGCGATAGTTTTAGCGAACAAAGCCAAAGCACTTTATTATGCAAACCCAGACCTTTATATGGGTTACGAAAATGTAAAGACTGGTCGTATTTTAGGAATTATTGGATTAGTACTAAGTATACTAGCTATTGTAAGCGGAATAGTTACGTTTTTTATAGGTGGTGGACTCGATGCCTTTTGGGAAATTCAAAGAGAAATATATGGAAATGAGTTTTAAAAATAGGTTCCAAATGAAACTTAAGATTTTTTAAAATTGATGTAAATAAAAATCCCCGGAATTCCGGGGATTTTTATTTTTTGAAGAATACATCAATTATTTCTCAAATTGCTTTAAAGTTTTCGTAATAATATCCACGCAATCCTTTAATTGTTCTTCATTCATCACTAACGGTGGGGCAAAACGAATTATGTTACCATGTGTAGGTTTTGCTAATAAACCATTTTCTTTTAAAGCCATACAAATATCCCAAGCTGTTGAGCTATCCCCTGTATCATTAATAAGAATAGCATTTAGTAAACCTTTACCTCTTACTAACTCAACAATATTCGAGTTTCTTATATAATCATCCAATAATCTACGGAATAAGCCTCCAAGTCTTTCTGCGTTTTCCGCAAGCTTTTCGTCTTTTATAACTTCAAGTGCTGCATGAGCCACAGCACAGGCTAAAGGATTTCCTCCAAAAGTAGATCCATGCTGTCCTGGTTTGATGACATTCATTACATTGTTATTTGCTAATACCGCTGAAACGGGATACACACCTCCAGAAATTGCTTTACCAAGAATAAGTACATCTGGCTTCACATCTTCGTGATCTACCGCGAGTAACTGCCCGGTTCTAGCTATTCCGGTTTGTACTTCATCTGCAATAAATAATACATTATGCTTTTCACAAAGCGCTTTAGCTCTCTTTAGATATCCTTCTGAAGGAACATAAACTCCTGCTTCTCCCTGAATTGGTTCAACCAAAAATCCGGCGATGTTATCATTTTCCTTTAATGCCTGCTCTAAAGCATCGACATCATCATAAGGTATTTTCTGAAAACCTGGAGTATATGGACCAAAATTTCTTCTGGCTCCTTCATCATTGGAGAAAGAAATTATAGTTGTTGTTCTTCCGTGGAAATTGTTTTCACATACAATTATTTCAGCTTCCGTTTCTTTAACTCCCTTAGTCTCGTAAGCCCATTTTCTAGCTAATTTAATAGCAGTTTCTACAGCTTCAGCACCAGTATTCATTGGTAATAACTTATCAAAACCAAAGTATTCTGTAGCGTACTTTTCAAAAGGTCCCAAAACATCGTTGTGAAATGCTCTGGAAGTTAAAGTTAATGTAGCTGCCTGCTTATTTAAAGCTTCAAGAATTTTTGGATGACAGTGACCTTGGTTAACAGCAGAATATGCTGAAAGAAAATCATAATATTTTTTTCCTTCTACGTCCCAAACATGCACACCTTCTCCTTTGCTTAAAACAGCCGGCAGCGGATGATAATTATGAGCTCCGTGCTGTTCTTCTAATTCTATTGCCTGTTCAGAAGAATTAATTTTAGATAATGACATTCTTTGTTCAATTTTATTCATTAATATTTACAATTCCTTCTTATTCTGTTTTACAGATTAGGAGAGAAATCACCCATTTAATGTCTCCGCAATTTACTAAATGTTTAATGAATTTTTTAAAGACATCCACTATAAATCCTGCAATTATTCTATTTTTGCGCTATGGGAAGAAGGAATAAAAATAAGCTTTTTGAAGCTGTGGAAGTTGTAGATGCTGGGGCTAAAGGTAAAAGCATCGCAAAATCGCCAGATGGCCGAGTAATATTTGTAAATAACGCAGTGCCGGGTGATATTGCCGATATACAAACTACTAAGAAAAGAAAGTCTTATTTTGAAGGTACTGCCGTAAAATTTCATTCAATTTCAGAAAAACGTGTAGAGCCTGTCTGCCAACATTTTGGAACCTGTGGTGGTTGCAAATGGCAGTTTATGGATTATAAGTACCAATTAGAATATAAACAACAGGAAGTTACCAATAACTTACAACGATTAGGAAAAATAGAACTTCCAGAGATTACCCCAATATTAGGAAGTAAGGAAATCTATTTTTATCGTAATAAAATGGAATTTTCTTTTAGTGATAGCCGTTGGTTAACGCTGGATGAAATACAAAGTGGTAAAGAATTTGACGATAAGAATGCATTAGGATTCCATATTCCCGGAATGTGGGACAAAATTTTAGACATCAAAAAATGTCACTTACAGGAAGATCCCAGCAATGCTATCCGGAATTTTGTGAAAATCTTCGCCACACAAAATAGCATTCCATTTTTTAATACCAGAGCACAAACCGGACTTCTACGCACATTGATGATTAGAACTTCCAGCAATGGTGAAATTATGGTTCTTATTCAGTTTTTTGAAGAAGAAAAAGCAAGTAGAGAATTATTACTGAATGGGGTAGCTGAAGAATTTCCTGAAATCACCTCGCTTCAATATGTGATTAATAATAAAGGAAATGATACTATTTATGATCAAGAAGTAATTTGCTATAAAGGAAGAGATCATATTTTTGAAGAGATGGAAGGTCTCAAATTCAAAATTAATGCAAAGTCTTTTTACCAAACAAATTCGGCACAAGCTTACGAGCTTTATAAAATAACTCGCGAATTTGCCGATTTAAAAGGTGACGAGTTAGTTTATGATCTATACACAGGCACAGGGACTATTGCTCAATTTGTTGCTAAAAAAGCAAAAAAAGTGATTGGTGTAGAGGCTGTTCCAGAAGCTATACAAGATGCAAAAGAAAACGCAGAAAGAAACGGTATCACCAATACTGAATTCTTTGCCGGAGATATGAGAAAAGTTTTTACTTCAAATTTTATCAATAAACATGGCCATCCAGACGTTATTATAACAGATCCACCACGTGACGGAATGCATAAAGACGTTGTTGCACAAATTATCGGTATTTTACCAGAGAAAATAGTTTACGTAAGCTGTAATTCGGCAACTCAGGCAAGAGATCTTGCGTTACTAGATGAATATTATAAAGTAACTAAGATTCGCCCTGTCGACATGTTTCCGCAAACTTTTCACGTAGAAAATGTGGTTTGTTTAGAAAGAAAATAATGCACTTAAAAATTAGACATTCTTACTTACTCATTGGGATTTTTACATTCGCATTATTTGCGGGATGCCAGCGAGACGACATCTGTCCAGAGAGCACAGATACAACCCCGATGTTAGTAATCAACTTTTTTGATGAAAATTCAAGTTCTTTAGAACCAAGACCTTCGGTAAATCTAACCATCCGCGAAGTAGGTAGAGAAACAATTGATACATTATATTATAGAGAAAATAGACAAAGTATCAGGATTCCGTTAAGAACAGATAGGGATAGTACTAAATATGAGTTTGTGCAAAATGGAGTGATTTTTGACGAAAATGGAGATCCCGATCCAGAGCTAAATGAAGAAAACGATACCAATACAGATATTATCACTTTTAACTATAGTCGCGAAGAAGAATATATTAACCGCGCCTGTTCGTTCAAAGTAAATTTTCTAAACATGTCTTACCTTACCGATGGAGGAGACGATGGTCGATGGATTAGCCGCATGCGTCTTTTGGTTGAAGATGTCGTAACGGATAATTTTAATAATGTAGAAAACGATCCTGATGCTAATACTGCTCATTTAAATTTATATTTTGAATAGAATAGTAAAAAAACATACTAGCAAGAATAATTTGCTATCGGCAATTCTTAGTCTTTGTTGCATCCTTTGCTTCCAAGTAAATTTAATTGCTCAGGAAAGGAACTTAGATTCAGAAACTAACACTCCAGAAACGCTGAATGATACCACCTACAGAGAAAAATACGGACTTAGAATAGGAATCGATCTTAGCAAATTAGCGAGAACTTTTTTTGAAGACAATTATACCGGTTTTCTTATTGAAGGGGATATGAGAGTTTATAAAAACTATTATGCTGCTGCTGAAATTGGTAATGAAACTTTACCGTTTAATGAAGATGAAATCGAAGTATCGGCTTCCGGTAGCTTTATCAAATTAGGGGTCAACTATAATGCTTATGAAAACTGGGCAGGAATGGAAAATATTGTTTTTGCCGGTATACGCTATGGCTTTTCTACATTCAGTCAAGATGTAGAACAATATAGAATCTATACAAGAAACACCTATTTTGATGATGATATTAGGCGAGATCGCGGGGAAACTTCTGGCCTTACTACTGGTTGGATAGAATTAATGGCCGGATTTAAAGTAGAAGTTTTAAACAACCTATTTCTATCTGCAAACGTTCAATTAAAAAGCCGCGTTAATGAGAGTAAACCAGAAGATTTTGATAATCTCACCATACCAGGCTTTGGTAGAACATTTGATGATAGCAAATTCGGAATAGGATACGGCTATTCCATATCCTATTTAATTCCTATCTTCAAAAAAGCCAAAAACTAGACTTGTTTTTTGTGTTTTTTACTTCCCTCGTAAATTTCATATTTCAAAAAGCGAGATTCAAGACCTCCGTTAAACATTTTCACTTTTCTGGACGGTCGTAATCCCACACTTTTCATAG is from Zunongwangia endophytica and encodes:
- a CDS encoding Smr/MutS family protein; the protein is MTLKQGDVVHVLDDDIEGVIVELSGSFATIETTDGFPMKFELKDLVKIERNNDPLLDVEQDVIRRALEEKENFKKNRKRAISKKKEKQIPAMEVDLHIEKLLPSKRGFSNHDILTKQIDTARGQLEFAIRKRIQRIVFIHGVGEGILRAELEYLFSRYDNVKFYDANYQQYGLGATEVYIFQNA
- a CDS encoding T9SS type A sorting domain-containing protein; the encoded protein is MKHYYIILALIFPIFMHAQNEKNKTDLSVSPSKNGEDNYVYVKNELLFVNGAIELNKNNSKETEASIYLREDAQLLQGLDTKNKGKGYLSVFQEGTSNSFDYDYWGMPVETNGKTLDQVLFEPATNTLSNPVRLTNGPNGSASPLTISTRWIYKLSGVGYKSWDPIGKQINKLQPGMGFTMKGTNGKNTVTVNGVKNNPGSQQRYDFRGIPNNGDIIVNVNENNTILVGNPYPSTIDLNAFLKDPDNDITGIAYFWDSKENGNSHYVKDYEGGYGAYSPGANDYVPATFKKYKNQTGKEVENSGGALGLEYERRYAPIGQGFTVVGTKNGGKLTFKNSYRVDERGINLKTRTKSSYGNGKNKNSSVIIDEEKPYKVRLNISLNDTYTRQLLVAFKDEATKGADKAMDAPMFGKLTSDAAWNIDGREYMINVLPFDRSAMLPLNILTTSEMEVDFFIAETEFLGNENIYLYDSENERFTDIKEDHYKVQVNGESKDRFFLAFQNDQPTEEEKVQETKEEEIFVASIDVFQNNNEGRLQVKIPQDVEVNHITIFNLNGGAVVSKNLSTSEKEFSFTTANFRDAIYIVQLNTSDNRSVTKKITVKN
- a CDS encoding DUF2752 domain-containing protein, whose translation is MLPCLNKTLLGVECYGCGGQRAAVLLFQGNFKEAFIMYPAIYSLVLFAIFLIFNIFYKFKGDFNIKIAFILFNASVMIISYIIKMVQFYNLTN
- a CDS encoding CCC motif membrane protein, whose amino-acid sequence is MKEKLPNSTLILVFGILSIIGCCCYGVLGIIFGILAIVLANKAKALYYANPDLYMGYENVKTGRILGIIGLVLSILAIVSGIVTFFIGGGLDAFWEIQREIYGNEF
- the rocD gene encoding ornithine--oxo-acid transaminase, whose translation is MSLSKINSSEQAIELEEQHGAHNYHPLPAVLSKGEGVHVWDVEGKKYYDFLSAYSAVNQGHCHPKILEALNKQAATLTLTSRAFHNDVLGPFEKYATEYFGFDKLLPMNTGAEAVETAIKLARKWAYETKGVKETEAEIIVCENNFHGRTTTIISFSNDEGARRNFGPYTPGFQKIPYDDVDALEQALKENDNIAGFLVEPIQGEAGVYVPSEGYLKRAKALCEKHNVLFIADEVQTGIARTGQLLAVDHEDVKPDVLILGKAISGGVYPVSAVLANNNVMNVIKPGQHGSTFGGNPLACAVAHAALEVIKDEKLAENAERLGGLFRRLLDDYIRNSNIVELVRGKGLLNAILINDTGDSSTAWDICMALKENGLLAKPTHGNIIRFAPPLVMNEEQLKDCVDIITKTLKQFEK
- the rlmD gene encoding 23S rRNA (uracil(1939)-C(5))-methyltransferase RlmD — translated: MGRRNKNKLFEAVEVVDAGAKGKSIAKSPDGRVIFVNNAVPGDIADIQTTKKRKSYFEGTAVKFHSISEKRVEPVCQHFGTCGGCKWQFMDYKYQLEYKQQEVTNNLQRLGKIELPEITPILGSKEIYFYRNKMEFSFSDSRWLTLDEIQSGKEFDDKNALGFHIPGMWDKILDIKKCHLQEDPSNAIRNFVKIFATQNSIPFFNTRAQTGLLRTLMIRTSSNGEIMVLIQFFEEEKASRELLLNGVAEEFPEITSLQYVINNKGNDTIYDQEVICYKGRDHIFEEMEGLKFKINAKSFYQTNSAQAYELYKITREFADLKGDELVYDLYTGTGTIAQFVAKKAKKVIGVEAVPEAIQDAKENAERNGITNTEFFAGDMRKVFTSNFINKHGHPDVIITDPPRDGMHKDVVAQIIGILPEKIVYVSCNSATQARDLALLDEYYKVTKIRPVDMFPQTFHVENVVCLERK
- a CDS encoding DUF6452 family protein, with amino-acid sequence MHLKIRHSYLLIGIFTFALFAGCQRDDICPESTDTTPMLVINFFDENSSSLEPRPSVNLTIREVGRETIDTLYYRENRQSIRIPLRTDRDSTKYEFVQNGVIFDENGDPDPELNEENDTNTDIITFNYSREEEYINRACSFKVNFLNMSYLTDGGDDGRWISRMRLLVEDVVTDNFNNVENDPDANTAHLNLYFE
- a CDS encoding DUF6048 family protein; its protein translation is MNRIVKKHTSKNNLLSAILSLCCILCFQVNLIAQERNLDSETNTPETLNDTTYREKYGLRIGIDLSKLARTFFEDNYTGFLIEGDMRVYKNYYAAAEIGNETLPFNEDEIEVSASGSFIKLGVNYNAYENWAGMENIVFAGIRYGFSTFSQDVEQYRIYTRNTYFDDDIRRDRGETSGLTTGWIELMAGFKVEVLNNLFLSANVQLKSRVNESKPEDFDNLTIPGFGRTFDDSKFGIGYGYSISYLIPIFKKAKN